One segment of Lentisphaerota bacterium DNA contains the following:
- a CDS encoding ATP-binding cassette domain-containing protein produces the protein MSERPVIQCRGVTVAYGLDIVLDCIDLTVPRGTLLPFVGPNGSGKTTLLKACLGLIPHQGGRLVCDFGARPPAYVPQQKQLDPIYPLSVTDLVRMGLYPELGPWGRPDLNQRARVAQALERFGLVPHRHKHFGELSGGLRQKTLLARAVVSLADVLVLDEPTAGLDEASETEMLALIRTLHEGEGKTVLWVHHRLEHCTALAHTHCRVENRRVRLQTVREENP, from the coding sequence ATGAGCGAGCGCCCGGTGATCCAATGCCGCGGGGTAACGGTGGCCTACGGCCTGGACATCGTGCTCGACTGCATCGATTTGACGGTGCCCCGCGGCACCCTCCTTCCGTTCGTGGGGCCCAACGGCTCAGGCAAGACCACGTTGCTCAAGGCCTGCCTCGGGCTCATCCCGCACCAAGGAGGCCGGTTGGTGTGCGATTTTGGCGCGCGCCCCCCGGCCTACGTGCCGCAGCAGAAACAGCTCGACCCGATCTATCCGCTGTCGGTGACTGACCTCGTGCGCATGGGGCTCTACCCGGAACTGGGGCCGTGGGGCCGGCCCGACCTCAACCAGCGCGCGCGCGTGGCGCAGGCGCTGGAGCGGTTCGGGCTGGTCCCGCACCGGCACAAGCACTTTGGCGAGCTCTCGGGCGGCCTCCGGCAGAAAACGTTGCTGGCGCGCGCCGTGGTGTCGCTGGCCGACGTGCTGGTGCTTGACGAGCCCACCGCAGGGCTTGACGAAGCTTCGGAGACCGAGATGCTGGCCCTGATCCGGACGCTGCACGAGGGTGAGGGAAAGACGGTGCTCTGGGTCCACCACCGCCTCGAACACTGCACGGCTCTGGCGCACACGCACTGCCGCGTCGAGAACCGCCGCGTACGGCTGCAGACCGTCAGGGAGGAGAACCCATGA
- a CDS encoding zinc ABC transporter substrate-binding protein — protein sequence MAGMPLRKAGSAHGKSPCSGRSRSANTPLTISNREIPMNTLCLTLFAALGALGAQAAEIRIVATTTDLADIARAVAGTLAEVSCITTGREDPHTLTARPSFIVRARDADVWIRVGMELEIGWEPVILRDARNPRIAEGAPGHIDAAAHVIRLEVPTTRVTRDMGDVHPSGNPHYWLDPLNGRLVAATIAERLSTLYPAHQTAFAKNLKTFSDALDTRMFGAAWVGEIGGEALWKAVAENRLEPLLAARGLEAQAGGWYAALRPHRGKTVVTYHRSWPYLAARFGLLSDLQLEPKPGIPPTAKHLATVVEAARARQARVILQEPFFTRKAAEFVAARTEAVVVSLPMMTGGSPEASTYLDMLDTVITNLSRSL from the coding sequence ATGGCTGGTATGCCCTTGAGGAAGGCCGGGAGCGCGCATGGGAAATCGCCCTGCAGTGGCAGGTCACGTTCGGCAAACACGCCGCTCACGATTTCTAACCGGGAGATTCCCATGAACACGCTCTGTTTGACCCTGTTTGCAGCGCTGGGCGCGCTGGGCGCACAAGCTGCTGAGATCCGCATCGTAGCGACAACCACGGATCTGGCGGACATCGCCCGCGCCGTTGCGGGCACGTTGGCCGAGGTGTCGTGCATCACGACCGGGCGCGAAGATCCGCACACGCTGACCGCCCGTCCCAGCTTCATCGTGCGGGCGCGGGACGCGGATGTCTGGATCCGCGTGGGGATGGAACTTGAGATCGGCTGGGAGCCGGTGATCCTCCGTGACGCCCGCAACCCCCGGATCGCCGAGGGCGCGCCCGGACACATCGATGCGGCGGCGCACGTCATCCGGCTGGAGGTCCCGACCACGCGCGTAACGCGCGACATGGGCGATGTCCACCCATCGGGCAACCCCCACTACTGGCTCGATCCGCTCAACGGACGGCTTGTCGCGGCAACCATCGCCGAACGGCTGAGCACCCTCTACCCCGCGCACCAGACCGCCTTCGCGAAAAACCTGAAGACCTTCTCAGACGCGCTGGACACGCGGATGTTCGGGGCGGCGTGGGTCGGCGAGATCGGCGGCGAAGCCCTCTGGAAAGCCGTGGCGGAGAACCGGCTGGAGCCGCTTCTGGCGGCGCGGGGTCTAGAGGCTCAGGCGGGGGGCTGGTATGCCGCGTTGCGTCCGCACCGCGGCAAAACGGTGGTGACCTATCACCGCAGTTGGCCGTATCTGGCGGCCCGCTTCGGCCTGCTGAGCGACCTCCAACTGGAGCCAAAACCCGGGATACCTCCGACGGCTAAGCATCTGGCAACCGTCGTCGAGGCCGCCCGGGCACGCCAGGCCCGGGTCATTCTGCAGGAGCCGTTCTTCACGCGCAAGGCCGCCGAGTTCGTTGCGGCGCGGACAGAAGCGGTGGTCGTATCACTGCCGATGATGACCGGCGGTTCTCCGGAGGCCTCCACCTACCTCGACATGCTCGACACCGTGATCACCAACCTGAGCCGGAGCCTATGA
- a CDS encoding HD domain-containing protein, translating into MKTKNKVRTVSKPVAVVDIGATFLRLTIAEKRAGQGICVLERAEQSVALGRNLVKSRRIDNATIEQCVLILRSFSKLLSEFAIPPESVKAVASAAVRLAENSDAFLDRLSIASRIPFRMLDPGQVGYYYHLAFRAIPDRKAVWEKGGVAVMEIGGLTSGLLYRRDGDILFSQTYNVGSLRIRQQMETSGLAPLQLDDMVEGWTREMALHLRQNIAKDEPVRLLLMGRELRFAAAQLRSKPATGPAAASAVTTLSVAELGRLALHVKNSSVEELTRSWQISYPDAEILGPTLCMALSMAQTLSLKEVFVSHLSFSDGLLVEAVDDPAWTTTLMRHVVRIARETGEKYLYDARHAAQVTDIALALFDLLRSEHDCTERHRLLLEVAAILHDIGVFVNARGHHKHSLYLIRNTEFIGLSLAETNLIAVVARYHRKTMPQLSHIEYAGLPHESRLIVSKLAAILRVADALDRVHDQSLGRLRFEIESDALICIPDRRVASSAEQVALGEKGDLFELIYGRRCYVRSPR; encoded by the coding sequence ATGAAAACGAAGAACAAGGTCCGGACGGTGTCAAAACCCGTCGCGGTGGTTGATATCGGGGCGACCTTTCTCCGGCTGACCATTGCCGAAAAACGCGCCGGGCAGGGCATCTGCGTGTTGGAACGGGCTGAACAGTCCGTTGCCCTCGGACGCAACTTGGTGAAGTCCCGCCGGATCGACAATGCGACGATCGAACAATGCGTGCTGATTCTACGCAGCTTCAGCAAGCTGCTGTCGGAATTCGCCATCCCGCCGGAGTCAGTCAAGGCTGTGGCCTCAGCCGCCGTCCGACTGGCGGAAAACAGCGACGCGTTTCTTGACCGGCTCTCCATCGCCTCGCGTATCCCGTTCCGCATGCTCGACCCGGGGCAGGTCGGCTATTATTACCATCTGGCGTTCCGAGCCATTCCCGATAGGAAGGCCGTGTGGGAGAAGGGTGGCGTGGCGGTGATGGAGATCGGCGGCCTCACCTCCGGGCTGCTCTACCGCAGGGATGGCGACATTCTGTTCTCTCAAACCTACAACGTGGGGTCTCTGCGTATCCGCCAGCAGATGGAGACATCCGGGTTAGCCCCTCTGCAACTGGACGACATGGTCGAAGGCTGGACACGTGAGATGGCCCTCCATTTGCGACAGAATATCGCCAAGGACGAGCCTGTCCGGCTCTTGCTGATGGGCCGGGAGCTTCGTTTCGCCGCCGCTCAACTCCGGTCGAAGCCGGCGACGGGGCCTGCCGCAGCCTCTGCGGTGACCACACTTTCCGTGGCAGAACTTGGACGGCTGGCGCTCCACGTGAAGAACAGCTCGGTGGAGGAATTGACCCGCTCCTGGCAGATTTCTTATCCCGACGCCGAGATTCTCGGCCCGACGCTCTGCATGGCCCTGTCGATGGCTCAGACGCTCTCGCTCAAAGAGGTCTTTGTGAGCCACCTTTCGTTTAGCGACGGCCTGCTGGTCGAAGCGGTGGACGATCCCGCATGGACCACGACGCTGATGCGGCATGTCGTGCGGATCGCTCGCGAGACCGGTGAGAAGTACTTGTACGATGCCCGCCACGCCGCCCAGGTCACGGACATCGCGCTCGCGTTGTTCGACCTGCTGAGGTCCGAACACGACTGCACCGAACGGCACCGCCTGCTGCTGGAGGTGGCGGCGATCCTGCATGACATCGGCGTTTTTGTCAATGCCCGCGGCCACCATAAGCACTCGCTCTATCTCATCCGCAACACCGAATTCATCGGGCTTTCCCTAGCGGAGACCAACCTGATCGCCGTGGTCGCGCGGTATCACCGCAAGACGATGCCGCAGTTGAGCCATATCGAATATGCGGGGCTGCCGCATGAGAGCCGGCTGATCGTCAGCAAACTCGCCGCGATTCTGCGCGTGGCCGACGCGCTCGACCGCGTCCACGACCAGAGCCTGGGGCGCCTGCGTTTTGAGATCGAGTCCGACGCCTTGATTTGCATTCCGGACCGGCGGGTTGCCTCCAGCGCCGAACAGGTGGCGCTCGGCGAGAAGGGCGACCTGTTCGAACTGATTTACGGACGACGCTGCTATGTGCGCTCCCCGCGCTGA
- a CDS encoding metal ABC transporter permease, with product MSMVQDAGALVRIFPEALVCGTVMAAVCGAFGVFVVLRRIVFISIALSEAATCGLALALLCRLPPLACSALVTAVAVLLLTIPDRRQRLPKDVTLGAVFLLASSASVLLVAQSGVGLEEIKAMLYGDVIICGPRDRWTLLLTGLPALAALLLFLRPMVYAFLDREAATVMGIRCWLWEGVFFFLLGLVVSGASKSGGALLTFCHLLLPAATALLLTRRLWAALAAAMALAIATTWAGLLTAYRADLPANPTIIGTACILFTAVVLARAVLSLLLRGSRSVEIETNRAPSNLSPVD from the coding sequence ATGAGCATGGTTCAAGACGCGGGCGCGCTCGTGCGGATCTTCCCCGAGGCACTCGTGTGCGGCACGGTGATGGCCGCTGTGTGCGGCGCGTTCGGCGTGTTCGTCGTGCTCAGGCGGATCGTCTTCATCAGCATCGCCCTCTCCGAGGCGGCCACGTGCGGGCTGGCGCTGGCGCTGCTCTGCAGGCTCCCGCCGCTGGCCTGTTCGGCGCTGGTGACAGCGGTTGCGGTGCTGCTGCTGACGATTCCCGACCGGCGCCAGCGCCTGCCCAAAGATGTGACGCTCGGCGCGGTCTTTCTGCTCGCCTCCAGCGCCAGCGTCCTGCTGGTGGCGCAGAGCGGGGTCGGGCTGGAGGAGATCAAGGCGATGCTCTACGGAGACGTGATCATCTGCGGCCCGCGAGACCGCTGGACGCTGCTGCTGACCGGGCTCCCCGCGCTTGCGGCGCTGCTCCTGTTCCTGCGGCCGATGGTGTATGCGTTTCTGGATCGCGAGGCGGCGACGGTCATGGGAATACGATGCTGGCTCTGGGAGGGGGTGTTCTTCTTCCTGCTAGGGCTGGTGGTCTCGGGAGCGTCCAAGAGCGGCGGCGCACTGCTCACCTTCTGCCATCTGCTCCTGCCTGCCGCGACGGCGCTGCTGCTGACGCGGCGGCTCTGGGCCGCACTCGCAGCCGCCATGGCGCTGGCGATCGCAACGACGTGGGCGGGGCTCCTAACCGCTTACCGCGCCGATCTGCCTGCCAATCCGACCATCATCGGCACGGCCTGCATCCTCTTCACCGCTGTCGTGCTGGCGCGAGCGGTGCTGAGCCTGTTGCTGCGGGGATCTCGATCCGTTGAGATCGAGACGAATCGCGCGCCGTCTAACCTGTCACCGGTCGACTAA